A portion of the Paenibacillus sp. PvR098 genome contains these proteins:
- a CDS encoding ATP-binding protein: MTFSERIKPVVVVDEAHLLDREMLEEVRFLLNFKMDAQSPMALILVGQSEQWERIHLQPYAAIRQRIDLLCDPVSKPRLPGFSLPLHRGEGP; the protein is encoded by the coding sequence GTGACTTTTTCAGAACGGATAAAGCCCGTCGTGGTTGTAGATGAAGCGCATCTTCTGGATCGAGAGATGCTGGAAGAGGTTCGCTTTCTGCTCAACTTCAAGATGGACGCTCAAAGCCCGATGGCCCTGATTCTTGTCGGGCAGAGTGAGCAATGGGAGCGAATCCATCTGCAGCCGTACGCCGCGATCCGTCAGCGCATCGATCTGCTGTGCGACCCAGTTTCCAAACCAAGACTTCCTGGATTTTCCCTTCCTCTACATCGCGGAGAAGGGCCTTGA